A window of Marinobacter halotolerans genomic DNA:
CTTGCCGAGCTTCGGGGTACTGACACTGAAGATCTCGGCCGGGCTCTGCTTTGCAATGTGCAGCGTCTGTATGGCTGGGATGAAATCGGTCCGTCGGAACGATAGAGGCGAGCCATCCGGAATAGGTGAATCTCGAAACACCGCTGTGCGGGGTTGGTTTTCCCATATTGTTCGGATATACTTCGCGCCCTGGCTTTTCAAGGCGATGTCATCATCTCAGCCCCGAATGATGTCACTGCCGCACATATACAGGTAAAAGATCTCCTCCGGATGCAACGCATTGCCGGTGGTGGTTTTTAACGTTTCTTATATAGCGTTCAAGGCGGAATCAATGAAGACTCTGAGTGCGAAACCAGAAACAGTAACACGTGACTGGTACGTTGTAGACGCAGCCGGCAAGACGCTGGGTCGTCTGTCAACCGAAATCGCCCGTCGTCTGCGGGGCAAGCATAAAGCTGAGTATACCCCTCACGTCGACACTGGCGATTACATTGTAGTTATCAATGCCAGCCAGGTACGGGTTACCGGCAAGAAAGCATCTGCGAAGATGTATTACAGCCATACCGGTTTTCCGGGTGGAATCAAGTCCATCAACTTCGAGAAGCTGATCGACAAGGCTCCTGAGCAAATCATTCAGAAGTCTGTCAAAGGCATGCTTCCCAATGGCCCGCTCGGTCGTGCCATGTTCAAGAAGCTGAAAATTTATGCCGGCGCTGAGCATCCTCATGCAGCCCAGCAGCCCAAAGAACTCGACATTTAACGGAAGGCGGATATGTCTGTAGCACAAAATTACGGTACTGGTCGCCGCAAAACATCCACGGCTCGGGTTTTTATCAAGCCGGGAAGCGGTAACATCTCAATCAACGGTCGTTCTCTTGACCAGTTTTTCGGTCGGGACACCTTGCGCATGATCGTTCGTCAGCCCCTGGTGGTTGCCGATTCAACTGATCGGTTCGACATCAATATCACCGTTAAAGGCGGTGGTAGCAGCGGCCAGGCCGGCGCAATCCGCCACGGCCTGACCCGCGCGCTGATGGATTACGATGAGACTCTGCGTCCTGCCCTGCGTAAAGAGGGTTATGTGACTCGTGACGCTCGTAAGGTTGAGCGTAAGAAAGTTGGTCTTCGCAAGGCGCGTAAGCGTCCGCAGTTCTCCAAGCGTTAAAATCGTTGGGGAAGGATCAAAACCCGGCTTTATGCCGGGTTTTTTGTTGTCTGGACGATGAATGGCCCCGCGGATTTTCGATGGCCTGCCGGGCTGCCTTGAGCCTTTCTGACTTGTAAGGGCGTGGTAATTTCATTACCATTTGAGCGCTTATAATTTTGGGTTGTGAAGTCCTTTTCGATGTGCAGTTTTTGAGAAAACAAAGCTGTATGTCGCCTGATGGGAGAAAACCATAATGAA
This region includes:
- the rplM gene encoding 50S ribosomal protein L13, which produces MKTLSAKPETVTRDWYVVDAAGKTLGRLSTEIARRLRGKHKAEYTPHVDTGDYIVVINASQVRVTGKKASAKMYYSHTGFPGGIKSINFEKLIDKAPEQIIQKSVKGMLPNGPLGRAMFKKLKIYAGAEHPHAAQQPKELDI
- the rpsI gene encoding 30S ribosomal protein S9 is translated as MSVAQNYGTGRRKTSTARVFIKPGSGNISINGRSLDQFFGRDTLRMIVRQPLVVADSTDRFDINITVKGGGSSGQAGAIRHGLTRALMDYDETLRPALRKEGYVTRDARKVERKKVGLRKARKRPQFSKR